From Solea senegalensis isolate Sse05_10M linkage group LG7, IFAPA_SoseM_1, whole genome shotgun sequence, a single genomic window includes:
- the ppfibp2a gene encoding liprin-beta-2 isoform X5, translated as MGEVSYLKLKLADMEGKQSHGAERQQKAEGLLKELRSLKDKVEHLEDQKLQYEKKLKATKAEIGSLQQLLLSKNAEIESLHTQLLARPSLSTESPERDEIYRRRLNAKYQELQRLKIGMKSLVAANDEKDRRIEELTLLLNQCRQFREVTLTTKQAPPAVHLLSNGRTPSSSSEEEEQVLPKNTDSSSAKSEDVKSEVSTNSSSSRQTSLTSGQKDNDYRTESQTLSNSTNNLTNGTSPKSGLGGSRSQTMPVKSSLSEQNGFGGSSSSSSEIQSQRSPDGSEDGDSSQSQRKSEKADDSTSSSNSPVHSEANAQPGQRTVGSPEYMKNNRSFKRLWGKLRRTQSGGLQSADPDAGQFRRGGLRATAGPRLTRTPESYDSSRDMNIPFSQWTKEQVCGWLEDYGLGQYISLSRQWVDSGQTLLSASPQEIEKEMGLKNPLHRKKLQLALRAFTTKVIEKSSELDHIWVTRWLDDIGLPQYKDQFHEARVDGRMIQYLTVNDLLTLKVTSQLHHLSIKCAIHVLHANKFNPHCLRRRPGDEKQPSPSEVVQWSNHRVMEWLRAVDLAEYAPNLRGSGVHGGLIILEPRFTSETLALLLNIPPQKTLLRRHLATAFSTLVGVQATQEKREYGNATGHVPLTTTAKVKPKKLGFTQFSHLRKRKPDESADYICPTDGGVLTVNGVSRSHSAAFKGLSPSLDRQAEKREQTGTKVEANGFKE; from the exons ATGGGGGAGGTGTCCTACCTGAAACTGAAGCTGGCAGACATGGAGGGGAAACAGAGTCATGGGGCTGAAAGGCAGCAAAAAGCAGag GGTTTACTGAAGGAGCTCCGGAGTCTGAAAGACAAGGTGGAGCACCTGGAGGATCAGAAGTTACAATATGAGAAGAAACTCAAAGCGACAAag GCAGAGATCGGCAGCCTTCAGCAGCTCCTGCTCAGTAAGAACGCAGAGATCGAGAGCTTGCACACGCAGCTGCTGGCCAGACCCTCTCTATCAACTGAGAGCCCAGAGAGAG acgAGATTTACAGGAGGAGGCTAAATGCCAAAT ATCAGGAACTGCAGAGGCTTAAGATTGGAATGAAGTCACTGGTCGCTGCCAACGATGAAAAG GACCGGCGTATTGAAGAGCTCACTCTGCTCCTGAATCAGTGCAGGCAATTCAGAGAGGTCACACTCACCACAAAGCAAG CTCCCCCTGCTGTCCATTTACTATCAAACGGCAGGACGCCTTCAAGTagcagtgaggaagaggagcaggttTTGCCGAAAAATACTGACTCTTCCAGTGCAAAATCCGAGGATGTCAAGTCTGAA GTTTCCACAAACAGCTCTTCCTCCCGTCAAACATCACTCACATCTGGTCAGAAGGACAATGATTACAG AACAGAATCTCAGACACTATCAAACAGTACGAACAACCTAACAAATGGAACTTCACCAAAG AGCGGTCTCGGTGGCTCCAGAAGTCAGACGATGCCTGTCAAGTCGTCACTGTCGGAGCAAAACGGGTTcgggggcagcagcagcagcagcagcgagatCCAGAGCCAAAGGTCTCCAGATGGCAGCGAAGACGGAGACTCcagtcaaagtcaaa GAAAGTCGGAGAAAGCCGATGACAGCACTTCGAGTAGTAATTCCCCCGTTCATTCTGAAGCGAATGCACAGCCTGGCCAACGAACCGTGGGCTCACCAGAATACATGAAGAACAACAGGAGCTTCAAGAGACTCTGGGGAAA ACTAAGGAGAACTCAGTCTGGAGGGCTCCAGTCAGCAGATCCAGATGCAGGTCAGTTTAGGAGAGGGGGACTACGTGCCACAGCTGGACCCAGACTGACCAGGACTCCTGAATCTTATGACTCGTCACG tgatATGAATATTCCATTCAGCCAGTGGACCAAAGAGCAGGTGTGTGGCTGGCTCGAGGATTATGGGCTGGGTCAGTACATCAGTCTCTCCAGACAGTGGGTCGACAGTGGACAAACACTTCTGTCTGCTTCACCTCAGGAGATTGAAAAG GAGATGGGTCTGAAGAATCCTCTGCACAGGAAAAAGCTCCAGCTGGCTCTGAGGGCGTTCACCACCAAAGTTATAGAGAAATCATCAGAGCTGGACCACATCTGGGTCACCC GCTGGTTGGATGACATTGGTTTGCCTCAGTATAAAGACCAGTTCCATGAGGCACGAGTAGACGGTCGAATGATACAATACCTCACAGTG AATGACCTCTTGACTCTAAAAGTTACCAGCCAGCTGCATCACCTCAGTATCAAATGTGCCATTCACGTCCTTCATGCCAACAAGTTCAACCCTCACTGTCTTCGCCGTAGGCCAGGCGACGAG AAGCAGCCCAGTCCCTCAGAGGTGGTGCAGTGGTCTAACCATCGTGTGATGGAGTGGCTTCGAGCAGTGGATCTAGCCGAGTACGCTCCTAATCTACGGGGCAGTGGTGTCCATGGTGGCCTGATT ATCCTTGAGCCGCGCTTCACCTCAGAAACTCTGGCCCTGCTGCTAAATATCCCTCCTCAGAAGACTTTGCTCCGTCGCCACCTTGCCACTGCCTTCTCTACCCTGGTGGGGGTTCAGGCCACACAGGAGAAGCGGGAGTACGGCAATGCCACAGGCCACGTTCCCCTCACAACCACTGCCAAAGTGAAG ccAAAAAAGCTGGGCTTCACCCAATTCAGTCACCTGAGAAAGAGGAAACCCGACGAATCTGCAGATTATATTTGCCCCACGGACGGTGGAGTGCTGACGGTGAACGGAGTTTCCAGATCGCACTCCGCAGCATTCAAGGGCCTCAGCCCCAGCTTGGACAGACAGGCTGAGAAGCGGGAGCAGACTGGGACTAAGGTCGAGGCCAATGGCTTCaaagaataa
- the ppfibp2a gene encoding liprin-beta-2 isoform X6, protein MGEVSYLKLKLADMEGKQSHGAERQQKAEGLLKELRSLKDKVEHLEDQKLQYEKKLKATKAEIGSLQQLLLSKNAEIESLHTQLLARPSLSTESPERDQELQRLKIGMKSLVAANDEKDRRIEELTLLLNQCRQFREVTLTTKQAPPAVHLLSNGRTPSSSSEEEEQVLPKNTDSSSAKSEDVKSEVSTNSSSSRQTSLTSGQKDNDYRTESQTLSNSTNNLTNGTSPKSGLGGSRSQTMPVKSSLSEQNGFGGSSSSSSEIQSQRSPDGSEDGDSSQSQRKSEKADDSTSSSNSPVHSEANAQPGQRTVGSPEYMKNNRSFKRLWGKLRRTQSGGLQSADPDAGQFRRGGLRATAGPRLTRTPESYDSSRDMNIPFSQWTKEQVCGWLEDYGLGQYISLSRQWVDSGQTLLSASPQEIEKEMGLKNPLHRKKLQLALRAFTTKVIEKSSELDHIWVTRWLDDIGLPQYKDQFHEARVDGRMIQYLTVNDLLTLKVTSQLHHLSIKCAIHVLHANKFNPHCLRRRPGDEKQPSPSEVVQWSNHRVMEWLRAVDLAEYAPNLRGSGVHGGLIILEPRFTSETLALLLNIPPQKTLLRRHLATAFSTLVGVQATQEKREYGNATGHVPLTTTAKVKPKKLGFTQFSHLRKRKPDESADYICPTDGGVLTVNGVSRSHSAAFKGLSPSLDRQAEKREQTGTKVEANGFKE, encoded by the exons ATGGGGGAGGTGTCCTACCTGAAACTGAAGCTGGCAGACATGGAGGGGAAACAGAGTCATGGGGCTGAAAGGCAGCAAAAAGCAGag GGTTTACTGAAGGAGCTCCGGAGTCTGAAAGACAAGGTGGAGCACCTGGAGGATCAGAAGTTACAATATGAGAAGAAACTCAAAGCGACAAag GCAGAGATCGGCAGCCTTCAGCAGCTCCTGCTCAGTAAGAACGCAGAGATCGAGAGCTTGCACACGCAGCTGCTGGCCAGACCCTCTCTATCAACTGAGAGCCCAGAGAGAG ATCAGGAACTGCAGAGGCTTAAGATTGGAATGAAGTCACTGGTCGCTGCCAACGATGAAAAG GACCGGCGTATTGAAGAGCTCACTCTGCTCCTGAATCAGTGCAGGCAATTCAGAGAGGTCACACTCACCACAAAGCAAG CTCCCCCTGCTGTCCATTTACTATCAAACGGCAGGACGCCTTCAAGTagcagtgaggaagaggagcaggttTTGCCGAAAAATACTGACTCTTCCAGTGCAAAATCCGAGGATGTCAAGTCTGAA GTTTCCACAAACAGCTCTTCCTCCCGTCAAACATCACTCACATCTGGTCAGAAGGACAATGATTACAG AACAGAATCTCAGACACTATCAAACAGTACGAACAACCTAACAAATGGAACTTCACCAAAG AGCGGTCTCGGTGGCTCCAGAAGTCAGACGATGCCTGTCAAGTCGTCACTGTCGGAGCAAAACGGGTTcgggggcagcagcagcagcagcagcgagatCCAGAGCCAAAGGTCTCCAGATGGCAGCGAAGACGGAGACTCcagtcaaagtcaaa GAAAGTCGGAGAAAGCCGATGACAGCACTTCGAGTAGTAATTCCCCCGTTCATTCTGAAGCGAATGCACAGCCTGGCCAACGAACCGTGGGCTCACCAGAATACATGAAGAACAACAGGAGCTTCAAGAGACTCTGGGGAAA ACTAAGGAGAACTCAGTCTGGAGGGCTCCAGTCAGCAGATCCAGATGCAGGTCAGTTTAGGAGAGGGGGACTACGTGCCACAGCTGGACCCAGACTGACCAGGACTCCTGAATCTTATGACTCGTCACG tgatATGAATATTCCATTCAGCCAGTGGACCAAAGAGCAGGTGTGTGGCTGGCTCGAGGATTATGGGCTGGGTCAGTACATCAGTCTCTCCAGACAGTGGGTCGACAGTGGACAAACACTTCTGTCTGCTTCACCTCAGGAGATTGAAAAG GAGATGGGTCTGAAGAATCCTCTGCACAGGAAAAAGCTCCAGCTGGCTCTGAGGGCGTTCACCACCAAAGTTATAGAGAAATCATCAGAGCTGGACCACATCTGGGTCACCC GCTGGTTGGATGACATTGGTTTGCCTCAGTATAAAGACCAGTTCCATGAGGCACGAGTAGACGGTCGAATGATACAATACCTCACAGTG AATGACCTCTTGACTCTAAAAGTTACCAGCCAGCTGCATCACCTCAGTATCAAATGTGCCATTCACGTCCTTCATGCCAACAAGTTCAACCCTCACTGTCTTCGCCGTAGGCCAGGCGACGAG AAGCAGCCCAGTCCCTCAGAGGTGGTGCAGTGGTCTAACCATCGTGTGATGGAGTGGCTTCGAGCAGTGGATCTAGCCGAGTACGCTCCTAATCTACGGGGCAGTGGTGTCCATGGTGGCCTGATT ATCCTTGAGCCGCGCTTCACCTCAGAAACTCTGGCCCTGCTGCTAAATATCCCTCCTCAGAAGACTTTGCTCCGTCGCCACCTTGCCACTGCCTTCTCTACCCTGGTGGGGGTTCAGGCCACACAGGAGAAGCGGGAGTACGGCAATGCCACAGGCCACGTTCCCCTCACAACCACTGCCAAAGTGAAG ccAAAAAAGCTGGGCTTCACCCAATTCAGTCACCTGAGAAAGAGGAAACCCGACGAATCTGCAGATTATATTTGCCCCACGGACGGTGGAGTGCTGACGGTGAACGGAGTTTCCAGATCGCACTCCGCAGCATTCAAGGGCCTCAGCCCCAGCTTGGACAGACAGGCTGAGAAGCGGGAGCAGACTGGGACTAAGGTCGAGGCCAATGGCTTCaaagaataa
- the ppfibp2a gene encoding liprin-beta-2 isoform X2 encodes MEYDIDFYKHFTWLRKVNVNSNSNSDSYQERLSRLEGDKESLILQVSVLTDQVEAQGSKISDLENSLVEHQHKLNSTEEMLQQELLHRSSLESQKLSLMGEVSYLKLKLADMEGKQSHGAERQQKAEGLLKELRSLKDKVEHLEDQKLQYEKKLKATKAEIGSLQQLLLSKNAEIESLHTQLLARPSLSTESPERDQELQRLKIGMKSLVAANDEKDRRIEELTLLLNQCRQFREVTLTTKQAPPAVHLLSNGRTPSSSSEEEEQVLPKNTDSSSAKSEDVKSEVSTNSSSSRQTSLTSGQKDNDYRTESQTLSNSTNNLTNGTSPKSGLGGSRSQTMPVKSSLSEQNGFGGSSSSSSEIQSQRSPDGSEDGDSSQSQRKSEKADDSTSSSNSPVHSEANAQPGQRTVGSPEYMKNNRSFKRLWGKLRRTQSGGLQSADPDAGQFRRGGLRATAGPRLTRTPESYDSSRDMNIPFSQWTKEQVCGWLEDYGLGQYISLSRQWVDSGQTLLSASPQEIEKEMGLKNPLHRKKLQLALRAFTTKVIEKSSELDHIWVTRWLDDIGLPQYKDQFHEARVDGRMIQYLTVNDLLTLKVTSQLHHLSIKCAIHVLHANKFNPHCLRRRPGDEKQPSPSEVVQWSNHRVMEWLRAVDLAEYAPNLRGSGVHGGLIILEPRFTSETLALLLNIPPQKTLLRRHLATAFSTLVGVQATQEKREYGNATGHVPLTTTAKVKPKKLGFTQFSHLRKRKPDESADYICPTDGGVLTVNGVSRSHSAAFKGLSPSLDRQAEKREQTGTKVEANGFKE; translated from the exons ATGGAATATGATATTGATTTCTACAAACATTTCACCTGGCTCAGAAAG gtgAACGTGAATTCCAACAGTAACAGTGACTCATACCAGGAACGGTTATCACGACTGGAGGGAGACAAAGAGTCACTAATTCTGCAG gtgagcgTGCTGACAGATCAAGTGGAAGCTCAGGGCTCAAAGATCAGTGATCTGGAGAATTCTCTGGTGGAACATCAGCACAAACTCAACTCCACGGAGGAGATGCTACAGCAG GAGCTCCTACATAGGTCGTCATTGGAGAGCCAGAAGCTGAGTCTCATGGGGGAGGTGTCCTACCTGAAACTGAAGCTGGCAGACATGGAGGGGAAACAGAGTCATGGGGCTGAAAGGCAGCAAAAAGCAGag GGTTTACTGAAGGAGCTCCGGAGTCTGAAAGACAAGGTGGAGCACCTGGAGGATCAGAAGTTACAATATGAGAAGAAACTCAAAGCGACAAag GCAGAGATCGGCAGCCTTCAGCAGCTCCTGCTCAGTAAGAACGCAGAGATCGAGAGCTTGCACACGCAGCTGCTGGCCAGACCCTCTCTATCAACTGAGAGCCCAGAGAGAG ATCAGGAACTGCAGAGGCTTAAGATTGGAATGAAGTCACTGGTCGCTGCCAACGATGAAAAG GACCGGCGTATTGAAGAGCTCACTCTGCTCCTGAATCAGTGCAGGCAATTCAGAGAGGTCACACTCACCACAAAGCAAG CTCCCCCTGCTGTCCATTTACTATCAAACGGCAGGACGCCTTCAAGTagcagtgaggaagaggagcaggttTTGCCGAAAAATACTGACTCTTCCAGTGCAAAATCCGAGGATGTCAAGTCTGAA GTTTCCACAAACAGCTCTTCCTCCCGTCAAACATCACTCACATCTGGTCAGAAGGACAATGATTACAG AACAGAATCTCAGACACTATCAAACAGTACGAACAACCTAACAAATGGAACTTCACCAAAG AGCGGTCTCGGTGGCTCCAGAAGTCAGACGATGCCTGTCAAGTCGTCACTGTCGGAGCAAAACGGGTTcgggggcagcagcagcagcagcagcgagatCCAGAGCCAAAGGTCTCCAGATGGCAGCGAAGACGGAGACTCcagtcaaagtcaaa GAAAGTCGGAGAAAGCCGATGACAGCACTTCGAGTAGTAATTCCCCCGTTCATTCTGAAGCGAATGCACAGCCTGGCCAACGAACCGTGGGCTCACCAGAATACATGAAGAACAACAGGAGCTTCAAGAGACTCTGGGGAAA ACTAAGGAGAACTCAGTCTGGAGGGCTCCAGTCAGCAGATCCAGATGCAGGTCAGTTTAGGAGAGGGGGACTACGTGCCACAGCTGGACCCAGACTGACCAGGACTCCTGAATCTTATGACTCGTCACG tgatATGAATATTCCATTCAGCCAGTGGACCAAAGAGCAGGTGTGTGGCTGGCTCGAGGATTATGGGCTGGGTCAGTACATCAGTCTCTCCAGACAGTGGGTCGACAGTGGACAAACACTTCTGTCTGCTTCACCTCAGGAGATTGAAAAG GAGATGGGTCTGAAGAATCCTCTGCACAGGAAAAAGCTCCAGCTGGCTCTGAGGGCGTTCACCACCAAAGTTATAGAGAAATCATCAGAGCTGGACCACATCTGGGTCACCC GCTGGTTGGATGACATTGGTTTGCCTCAGTATAAAGACCAGTTCCATGAGGCACGAGTAGACGGTCGAATGATACAATACCTCACAGTG AATGACCTCTTGACTCTAAAAGTTACCAGCCAGCTGCATCACCTCAGTATCAAATGTGCCATTCACGTCCTTCATGCCAACAAGTTCAACCCTCACTGTCTTCGCCGTAGGCCAGGCGACGAG AAGCAGCCCAGTCCCTCAGAGGTGGTGCAGTGGTCTAACCATCGTGTGATGGAGTGGCTTCGAGCAGTGGATCTAGCCGAGTACGCTCCTAATCTACGGGGCAGTGGTGTCCATGGTGGCCTGATT ATCCTTGAGCCGCGCTTCACCTCAGAAACTCTGGCCCTGCTGCTAAATATCCCTCCTCAGAAGACTTTGCTCCGTCGCCACCTTGCCACTGCCTTCTCTACCCTGGTGGGGGTTCAGGCCACACAGGAGAAGCGGGAGTACGGCAATGCCACAGGCCACGTTCCCCTCACAACCACTGCCAAAGTGAAG ccAAAAAAGCTGGGCTTCACCCAATTCAGTCACCTGAGAAAGAGGAAACCCGACGAATCTGCAGATTATATTTGCCCCACGGACGGTGGAGTGCTGACGGTGAACGGAGTTTCCAGATCGCACTCCGCAGCATTCAAGGGCCTCAGCCCCAGCTTGGACAGACAGGCTGAGAAGCGGGAGCAGACTGGGACTAAGGTCGAGGCCAATGGCTTCaaagaataa
- the ppfibp2a gene encoding liprin-beta-2 isoform X3 — translation MCRFQEEINSKIQEKKASESPAESGSPAVGCTETTEGKGPDPGVNLNLDELQDGSDESAHNLEEGSSDAEQQCHYGGESGLLKELRSLKDKVEHLEDQKLQYEKKLKATKAEIGSLQQLLLSKNAEIESLHTQLLARPSLSTESPERDEIYRRRLNAKYQELQRLKIGMKSLVAANDEKDRRIEELTLLLNQCRQFREVTLTTKQAPPAVHLLSNGRTPSSSSEEEEQVLPKNTDSSSAKSEDVKSEVSTNSSSSRQTSLTSGQKDNDYRTESQTLSNSTNNLTNGTSPKSGLGGSRSQTMPVKSSLSEQNGFGGSSSSSSEIQSQRSPDGSEDGDSSQSQRKSEKADDSTSSSNSPVHSEANAQPGQRTVGSPEYMKNNRSFKRLWGKLRRTQSGGLQSADPDAGQFRRGGLRATAGPRLTRTPESYDSSRDMNIPFSQWTKEQVCGWLEDYGLGQYISLSRQWVDSGQTLLSASPQEIEKEMGLKNPLHRKKLQLALRAFTTKVIEKSSELDHIWVTRWLDDIGLPQYKDQFHEARVDGRMIQYLTVNDLLTLKVTSQLHHLSIKCAIHVLHANKFNPHCLRRRPGDEKQPSPSEVVQWSNHRVMEWLRAVDLAEYAPNLRGSGVHGGLIILEPRFTSETLALLLNIPPQKTLLRRHLATAFSTLVGVQATQEKREYGNATGHVPLTTTAKVKPKKLGFTQFSHLRKRKPDESADYICPTDGGVLTVNGVSRSHSAAFKGLSPSLDRQAEKREQTGTKVEANGFKE, via the exons atgTGTCGGTTTCAGGAGGAGATCAATAGCAAGATCCAGGAGAAAAAAGCCTCCGAGAGCCCAGCTGAAAGTGGCTCTCCTGCGGTCGGCTGCACCGAAACCACTGAGGGCAAGGGACCCGACCCTGGGGTGAATCTGAATCTAGACGAGCTTCAAGATGGCTCTGATGAGAGCGCACACAACCTGGAAGAGGGTAGCTCAGATGCAGAGCAACAGTGCCACTATGGAGGAGAAAGC GGTTTACTGAAGGAGCTCCGGAGTCTGAAAGACAAGGTGGAGCACCTGGAGGATCAGAAGTTACAATATGAGAAGAAACTCAAAGCGACAAag GCAGAGATCGGCAGCCTTCAGCAGCTCCTGCTCAGTAAGAACGCAGAGATCGAGAGCTTGCACACGCAGCTGCTGGCCAGACCCTCTCTATCAACTGAGAGCCCAGAGAGAG acgAGATTTACAGGAGGAGGCTAAATGCCAAAT ATCAGGAACTGCAGAGGCTTAAGATTGGAATGAAGTCACTGGTCGCTGCCAACGATGAAAAG GACCGGCGTATTGAAGAGCTCACTCTGCTCCTGAATCAGTGCAGGCAATTCAGAGAGGTCACACTCACCACAAAGCAAG CTCCCCCTGCTGTCCATTTACTATCAAACGGCAGGACGCCTTCAAGTagcagtgaggaagaggagcaggttTTGCCGAAAAATACTGACTCTTCCAGTGCAAAATCCGAGGATGTCAAGTCTGAA GTTTCCACAAACAGCTCTTCCTCCCGTCAAACATCACTCACATCTGGTCAGAAGGACAATGATTACAG AACAGAATCTCAGACACTATCAAACAGTACGAACAACCTAACAAATGGAACTTCACCAAAG AGCGGTCTCGGTGGCTCCAGAAGTCAGACGATGCCTGTCAAGTCGTCACTGTCGGAGCAAAACGGGTTcgggggcagcagcagcagcagcagcgagatCCAGAGCCAAAGGTCTCCAGATGGCAGCGAAGACGGAGACTCcagtcaaagtcaaa GAAAGTCGGAGAAAGCCGATGACAGCACTTCGAGTAGTAATTCCCCCGTTCATTCTGAAGCGAATGCACAGCCTGGCCAACGAACCGTGGGCTCACCAGAATACATGAAGAACAACAGGAGCTTCAAGAGACTCTGGGGAAA ACTAAGGAGAACTCAGTCTGGAGGGCTCCAGTCAGCAGATCCAGATGCAGGTCAGTTTAGGAGAGGGGGACTACGTGCCACAGCTGGACCCAGACTGACCAGGACTCCTGAATCTTATGACTCGTCACG tgatATGAATATTCCATTCAGCCAGTGGACCAAAGAGCAGGTGTGTGGCTGGCTCGAGGATTATGGGCTGGGTCAGTACATCAGTCTCTCCAGACAGTGGGTCGACAGTGGACAAACACTTCTGTCTGCTTCACCTCAGGAGATTGAAAAG GAGATGGGTCTGAAGAATCCTCTGCACAGGAAAAAGCTCCAGCTGGCTCTGAGGGCGTTCACCACCAAAGTTATAGAGAAATCATCAGAGCTGGACCACATCTGGGTCACCC GCTGGTTGGATGACATTGGTTTGCCTCAGTATAAAGACCAGTTCCATGAGGCACGAGTAGACGGTCGAATGATACAATACCTCACAGTG AATGACCTCTTGACTCTAAAAGTTACCAGCCAGCTGCATCACCTCAGTATCAAATGTGCCATTCACGTCCTTCATGCCAACAAGTTCAACCCTCACTGTCTTCGCCGTAGGCCAGGCGACGAG AAGCAGCCCAGTCCCTCAGAGGTGGTGCAGTGGTCTAACCATCGTGTGATGGAGTGGCTTCGAGCAGTGGATCTAGCCGAGTACGCTCCTAATCTACGGGGCAGTGGTGTCCATGGTGGCCTGATT ATCCTTGAGCCGCGCTTCACCTCAGAAACTCTGGCCCTGCTGCTAAATATCCCTCCTCAGAAGACTTTGCTCCGTCGCCACCTTGCCACTGCCTTCTCTACCCTGGTGGGGGTTCAGGCCACACAGGAGAAGCGGGAGTACGGCAATGCCACAGGCCACGTTCCCCTCACAACCACTGCCAAAGTGAAG ccAAAAAAGCTGGGCTTCACCCAATTCAGTCACCTGAGAAAGAGGAAACCCGACGAATCTGCAGATTATATTTGCCCCACGGACGGTGGAGTGCTGACGGTGAACGGAGTTTCCAGATCGCACTCCGCAGCATTCAAGGGCCTCAGCCCCAGCTTGGACAGACAGGCTGAGAAGCGGGAGCAGACTGGGACTAAGGTCGAGGCCAATGGCTTCaaagaataa